Genomic DNA from uncultured Acetobacterium sp.:
TGCCATCATCGGGTGGATGTGTGAAGTCGTGTACTGCTCCATCCCGGAAAAAAAGTTTATTAACCGTGGTTTTTTAAATGGGCCTTATTGTCCGATTTATGGGGTCGGGGCACTGATCATCATCACCTTTTTAATGCCCTATATCCACGATCCGATTCTGGTCTTTTTTATTGGTGTACTTCTCACCAGCACCCTTGAATACATTACCAGTTGGGGAATGGAAAAACTCTTTCATGCCAAATGGTGGGACTATTCAGATCATAAATTTAATATTAATGGCCGGGTCTGTTTGCTGAATTCATTTCTCTTCGGCCTGTTATGCGTGGTTCTGATGTACCTCGTTCATCCCATTGTCAATGACTTCGTTGAAAGTTTCTCGTCTTTCTGGATTCAGGTTATTGCCACAATTGCTGCGGTTTTTTTTCTCAGTGATCTTGTGGAATCGACCCGTGAAACGGTTTCTTTCAATAAAAAACTCACCAGTGTTTATGAAGCAACGACCGAACTAAAAGATAATTTAAAAGAAAAAGGTATCAATACCGCTCATGAAGTCACCGCTAAAGTACGAGACTTGAAAGACGGCAAACTTGCCGATGCCAAAGATTCGGCTCATCAGCTGATCGAATCTTTAACCAATCGAATTGGCGAAAC
This window encodes:
- a CDS encoding putative ABC transporter permease, producing MYYTLSLLFIYFFLYAIIGWMCEVVYCSIPEKKFINRGFLNGPYCPIYGVGALIIITFLMPYIHDPILVFFIGVLLTSTLEYITSWGMEKLFHAKWWDYSDHKFNINGRVCLLNSFLFGLLCVVLMYLVHPIVNDFVESFSSFWIQVIATIAAVFFLSDLVESTRETVSFNKKLTSVYEATTELKDNLKEKGINTAHEVTAKVRDLKDGKLADAKDSAHQLIESLTNRIGETKKINRYSHRRIMNAFPKMSHQHHQSSLEIYKAFMEKNKSKKNQTAAK